CATAGGAGTGGATGTCATGTATATCCCCGATCGGACGATGGGCCCAGCCACTGGCCGCGCTGATCAGCCGTGACGGGTCGTAGGTCTCCACGAATTCGGTTACCCGCAGGGTATCATACTGTCCCCAGCCCTCGTTGAAGACAACCCACATGACTATGCTGGGTGCATTGAAATGAAGGTCGATCATGCGCCTGAGTTCCCATTCAAACTGGGCCGCATCCAGCGTGGTCCGGTGCGCATCCGGCCCGGTCTTGAGAGCGCGGGGAACGGGTTTGGACTTTCCTTTTGCATTTACGTCAACGGCTGCCATCCCGGAGGGCATGTCCTGCCAAACCAGCATGCCGAGTTTGTCGCAGTGGTAGTACCAGCGGTCGGGCTCCACCTTGACGTGCTTGCGGATCATATTGAAACCCATCTGCTTGGTGATCTCGATGTCGTAGCGCATGGCTTCGTCCGAGGGAGGCGTCATAAGCCCGGCCGGCCACCAGCCCTGGTCGAGTGGACCGTAGTGAAAAAGCGGTTGGTTATTCAAAAATAGGTATTTCGAACCGTTCCGGTCGCCGAGACTGATTTTGCGCATGCCGAAGTAGCTGTCGACTTCGTCAATGATGTTCCCCTCCGGGTTGAGCAGGGTCAGGTGCAAATCATAAAGGAACGGGTCGTCCGGTGACCATAAGCGGGGTGAGGGAATTTTTATCTCGGATCGCTCGTGCACGGGAACGGACGTCTCCGCCACGGTATTCTTGCCGGCCGACACTTTGACCTGCACCGTGTGTCCCGTTCGAGAAGCTTCATCGAGTAATGGGAGAATGGATACTACTTCACGGTCAATATCGGGAATCACTCTGGCTTCTCCCAGGTAGACTTCAGGTGACACTGCTTCCAGCCATACCGTTTGCCAGATTCCACTCACGGGGGTGTAGGTGATCTTGGCCTCGTGGAGGCTTTGCTTTCCCCGGGGCTGGGCTGCGAAACTGGTCGGATCGTCAATGGCAACCACCAGTTCCTGTTGCCCCTCTTTTTTCAGGAAGGGTCCAAGCTTGAATGAAAAGCGGTCGAAGGCTCCCTTGTGCGACCCAATGTAGGCGCCGTTGAGCCAGACTACAGTTGCGTAATCGGCGGCCTCGAAATGGAGAACCACTTCCTTGTCATCCCAGTCGTCAGGTAACCGAAAGGTCCGCCGATACCATAGCCGGTCCTCCGGGGTTACTATTCCACCGATACCAGAAAGGGAAGATTCGACGCAAAACGGAACGAGGATCTTGTCCTCGAACGCTTCAGGTTGCGGATCCGCTTTTTTCTGCAAGGCAAAGTCCCAGAGACCGTTCAGGTTCAACCAGTCCGCACGCTGAAATTGCGGCCGCGGATACTCTTGCCAAACATTTTCGGGAGTTAGCTCCTTGGCCCAACGGGAGGCAATACGTATGTCAGTCGGCTGCCACTCATTTCCAAACAAGCTAAGAACGGCAAATACCTGACTCACTATCAGGACAATTCTCATGATGACCATAGATGATAATTAGGTAACCATCACTACAAAACCTTTGCATCAAAAAAAAGTCCCCGGGACAACTCCCGGGGACTTCTCAATAAGTGATACTAGAAAGATCCTCTTACGCCCAATACGTATCGACGACCGATGGTCTGATAGGACGTCGTGAACAGCCCAGCATTCGGCCCGATGTAGCGTTCATCGTTCGGTGTGTCCGATAGGTTGTCACCTTCGAAGAACACACGGATGTCTTTGTCTGCGAATAAGCGATACTGAATGGACAGGTCCAGGTTTTCCTGTTCCCGGTCGAACGTGATGGCCGAGATAGCCGCCGTGGACGGTGTCCGCTGCAAACTGGAGATCCAATTGTAGGAGAGACGCACGTTGAAACGTTGTTGTTCGTAGAACAGCTGGAGGTTGTAGATCTCTTTAGCCTGGTTCGTCAGCGAGTCCGTGAACTGGTATCCCAAGATATCGAATTCACCGTCCGCCAACCTATCTTCGTCAAAGATCGGGTCATTCTGGTCACCCGTGATGTAGGCGTAGTTGGGAACAAAGCTCAGGCCATGAAGCAGGTCAATATTGGGGAACATGTCCTCAAAGTTGAAATACCCTGTGAACTCGACCCCCTCAATACTACGCTCTGAAGCGTTGGACCAAAATCGAGTATCAGAGGTAACGAACTCTGTTCCAAGACTTGGATCCTCTGGATCCACCAACACTTCAATCTCCCGCTGGAAGGTGTATTCGAGCAAAAAGTCTTCGAGATCCTTTTTGAAAGCGGTCACTGAAACCATATTACGTTGTTGCGGACCAAAGTAATACTCCCAGGCCAGATCGAAGTTTTCTGAGGTCTGCTCCAACAGATTTGGATTTCCCAGGTCGAACTCATCGTCCCGATTGGTCAGGTTGAGTACGCCGGCTGCCTGCAACTGACGATTGGCTTCTCCCAAGTCAAAGGGAATAAGTTCCCGGTAATCTGGACGAGTAAGCGTGTTCGTCCAGGCAAAGCGGAACACATGTCCACTGTCTCCGGCTCGATAGGATAGTACTGCACTCGGAAGCGCGTTGTCATAGCTGTTGGTGCGACGAATATCATTTACGATATCACCAAAAGAGAAGGTACCATCCGGTCCGACAAATCCGAGATCCTGAACGCCTTCCTGCAGAATTTCATTAAGAATTCCCTGCTGGTCCGAATTGAGGTTAGGAATATTACTGCCATCAATAATGAAATTAGAGGGTTTCCAGGTCGTATCCAATTGTGTTGTCTCCACACGAAGGCCGGTCACCAAAGTAAAATTGTCCCAGCGAAACGTTCCCTGCATGTAAGCAGCAGTAATGTCTTCCTGTAACTCCGCCGTGTCGGCTGCGTCCCGCAGATCCGAGCGGTTCCACTCCCAGTTGTCAGGACTGGACTGATAGTCGCTGAAGAAGAAATCATAGGCAGGATCCGCTCTCACAAATGGACCAGCGATATCCGAATAAGTGCCATCCCAAAGGGTAAAGTTGCCATCTGCCGGATCGGCAAATTGACCGGCCGGATATACTTTATTATTTCCTTCAACGGGGTTGATGAACAACTCAGTGGTCTGGTTGTCGCGCTTGGCGCTACGGAAACGTGCACCCGCTTTCAGGACCAGGAAGTCACTCACCTCCTGCTCAACGTCGAAACTGGCCAGAAGTACATCCTCGGTCACATTTTCATAAAGGAAACGCGGGGAGGTGTTGGTGAAGCTACGGTTGGCATCACTAAATACATTCACACCTCCGTTGGAAGGGACATGCCCTCGGCCTTTAGTAACTTCAAATACGCTAAAGGAGGGTAAGGGAGTGGCGCCATACCAACGTGCTCGCAGTGGGTCTCCAGCATTGGTTTTGCGAAAATCCTCCTGAAAACGCCATTGGCGTCGGAAATTGTCACCTTCATCCGTGGAAAATAGAACGCGGTATTCGATGAGCCCTCGATCTAACTGTGTTTCGCCGCCGAAGTCAAAAGTGTAGGTTTCGCTGTCGATATTTCTGCCGGTGATGATACGATCCACTCGGCCATCCCAGTTGGCTTCGAAATCCGGAGTAACGATGATATTTCCGCTGCCGTCAGTGGCCTGAACAAAGGTATCACCTTCACTCCCCAATACAGGGTCATCGTCATCCTCGATCCATTCACCCAAGGGATTGCCAGAATCATCCAGGAACCAGTAATTTCCGCGGAACGCGCGCTCCAAACGATCAACCCGAAAGGCAAAGCTGTCCCGGACATCCCGTTCTTTCTGATACCACGGGCGAAAGTAGAGCGAGGTCGTATCCGAGAGAAGTAGATCAATGCTTGCATTGAAGGTAAACTCATCCCGTGTGGTGCGAACTTCATTCGGATCAAACCGGTCCCAGATGGGATTGGAGGCATTGGGGTTCACAGCCAGTACAGTCTGCTCAAGAAAGCTGTCCCGGTTAGGATCCGAGCCATTTGGCGTACGGTTGGTTTGGTCGAGAAAACGGTTTTGAGTAGACCATTCGACCAGGTCTTCATCGACATAATTGACGTTGAACAAGATACCGAGGTTATTCTCTCCTCCAAAAGCATCCAGTATGTCAGAATGCACAAAGTTCACACCCCAGCCGTTCTCGTCACCCTGATCGCGATTGCGAACTTCGAATTTGTAACGGGAGGTTCGGCGCCCAAGGTCAAAGGCATTGGCCGTTTCGACATTTACGGATCCTCCAATCGAATCAGCGGGATGTTCAGCGGTAATACTCTTAATGATCTCAACACCTGATACCATTTCGGAAGGGATTTGAGTAACATCAAAATTCCGGGAGCCCAGACGAGCGTTGGCTTGCGAAGCACCATTGATTCGGATGGTGTTGTACTGCCCATCCGCTCCTCTAATGGTCACACTTCCCTCAGCATTTCCCTGCCCACCAACGACGTTGACACCGGCAAGACGTGACAGAGCCTCACCCAAATCATCGTCCGGTAGTTCGCTGAGTGCATCAGAGCTGAGATAGCTGCCAATGATGTCAGATTGTTTTTGCCTTTCCACTGATGCTGCCTGCGCGGCACCGTATATTTCATAGGCTTGAAGCGTGACGATTTCCTCATCCGCCTCCTGTGCGTTTGCGGCATTACCACTAAAGGTAAGTACGGCAGCAACCCCACTGAGGAGGGAGTTAAATATTCCTTTTTTGTTGGTCATTTCTGGAGTAGTTCTAGGTTCTGTATCGAGTTGTGTAGTTGTCGGGTCGGGCTCAGGCATGGACTTTACCTCCTCAGAAACACGGGTAACCGCAAAGGCGCCGGTCTCCCGATCCTCCACAATTGTAAGCGGCGTATTCGCCAGCATAACTTCCAATGCCTCCAAGGGAGTATAGGTTCCATCGACCGGGTTCGTATGCACCCCTTTCGCAATTCCCACGGCGAACATAACGTCTACGCTGCCCTGATGTGCGACTTGAGGTAAGGTCGATGTAGCCTCCCCGGATTTGATCTCGAAGACATGTTTTTCCAAAGCTACGTGATCCGCACCATGCAATGAAGTAAGAAGTGTACCCAAGAAAACGAGCAATAGGCAAAAATAGCCTAAGCCGCAGGGCATTAACCAACGCATAGTTCGGTTCATTTGTAGTCATGGAGCAACAGTCTACTGCTCCAGAGACGATCCGTTTTTCAATTCAGGTGAAAAACTGTTGAAGAAAATGAAATTTTATTTTCCGGGGGTCAACCTTGACGTCACAATTCTACGGAGAATGAGTTGTAAGGAATAGAATTTTCGGGCTTAAGTTGCCTTACTGAGCGCTTGAACGTTGGACCAGGGTGATTGACTCATCACTTTCCACAGTGGCCTTCACAGGCACCATCAATTCGAGCAGGCGAACAAATCCGTCGAGATTATAGGAACGAAATGTGGCAGTGATCGCCACATCCATCAATTCCTGATCTTCGATGGATATTTGCCGCGTATTATAGTGATTAAACTCAGCTACAATTTCTGATAACGGTCTCTCAACAAACTCCAGAACCTGGTGCTTCCAGGCCAACTCCTCATCAACTTCTTCTTCCGAAACCTTTTCGACCTGAGGCAGGACCGTCTCGGTTACGAATGAAAGAAGCGACCGTTGGCCAGCTTCTAACTCTGGGTTAATCTCTACTGGCTCCAGAGTGTCCGCAAGGTCGCTAGTGGCAACAAGCGCCGAAGAATCCATCAGCACCTTTCCGTGTGTAACGATCACCTCAAGGGAGTCTTCCTCCAATTTTACATTAAAGGCCGTACCAACCGCCTTAACATCAATACCACGCGCACTAACGATGAATGGCCGATTCGGATTTTTAGCTACTTCAAAGTAGGCCTCACCCGACAACAGGTCTATCCGTCGTTCTCCTGAGGAATAGCGGATGCCAATCTGAGCACCTTTATTGAGTTCAACAATGGATCCGTCCAGGAGTCTATGGATCTGATACTCCATAGCCATCAACCCCTTTTGGGGAAGGAATCCATTAAATGATCCATCCTTGTCCGGCAGTGCCCAGAAAAGTATTCCCAAAAATAGGACCGCTGCGGCCGCCATGGCAGAAACTCGCACAAACCAGATTCGCCGAATCAAAGGAGTAGCCAACAAATCGGGGTTTGGCCGTTCGGCATGTTCTGGAAGCCACTCCACTAAGAAATCAAATTGCTTGTACTCACGCTGGTGATTGGCAAACCACTCTCCTTGGAGCGGATCGGTCGCCAACCATTCAAAAAATGCGTCCTGCTCCTCAGGCGAGACGTTACCGTCGAGTTTAATGACCCAATCGAGTGCTTCCTCGTCGATTCGAACCTCTTCCTCGGAACGATTGTTTTCAGGGGATGGATCGTGGTTATTCATTTTCTAGCATGCTCGTGCATAAAAGCGCTGCATTTACGGACGCCAATTTTTAACTGAGTGGCCACGGTATTTACCGTCAGCCCCAATTCTTTGGCAATGTCTGGCTGGGACATGCAATATACTTTTCTTAAGGTAAAAATCTGCCGACAACGGGTTGGTAATGACTGAATAGCCTTGGTTAATAATTCTAACTCCTGAGTGTGTTCGATAGACTCCTGAATGGAGTCACCAATATCTATGACGTCCGAAAGTTCGTTTTCGGGTAAAGAATCGAATTGAATAATTTTTGATCGCCTCACTACGTCGAGCGCCATGTTGCGCGCTGTGGCAAATAGAAAGGCCTTGGGAGATCTTAATTCACTGGATTCCCGAGCCTTCAGGACTTTGACAAACGCCTCCTGAATGATGTCATCCACTTCGACAGAATTGGAAAAACGGCTTTTCAACCAGGCCCTCAGCATAGGCTCATGCGGCTGCAGGTGCTCTGCAAACCAATGGCTTTGCTCTGAAAATTCGGGAGGCATGATTAAGATGTAAGCCCTAGCCTTTAGCACACCGGTTGAGTGTTAGGCCATAAAAACTTTTTGGGTATTCAATCTAATAAACGAGAATCGACTCATTCAACCTCGCGGCAAGACTGTATCCGGTTACATAATACCAAATTCCTCAAAGGCTTCTTTCGCGGGCATTCCATCTTCCAGCGCCTTTCGAACGAGCTTTTCACCCCGTGCTTTTTCCAAGGCACTCGCAAAAGCTTCTTCAACGGCATTTGCGGGAATAATCAGAACGCCATCCAAATCCCCATAAACGATGTCACCTGAGGCAACTGGGATTCCGCTAAAATCAATCGGCGACCGATAATCAACCACCCTTCCACGTGGCCCCTGGTCCTGGGCATAAGTTCCCATTGAAAATGTAGGAAATTCAAGTTCGCGAATTTCAGGGGTGTCGCGTGAGTAACCATTCATGACGGCTCCTACAGCGCCGAGTTTAAGAGCTCTCGTACTCATGAGACCTCCCCACAAAGCGTAACTAGGAGAAGCCCCACTACAGATATAAACTTCGTTGGCTTGCAAGCCATCCAGGGCATCGAACATGAGTCCAAAATCATTCTGGCCAGACTCGTCTTCCTGCTGATCTAGGTCCTGCTCTAGCACTGTCATGGCCCGACCGATCACTACCATGGAATGATCAAGCGGCTTGATAGACGGCGGTAGGAACTGTTTGAGCAGCCCCATCTTGTCCAGCACGTCTCCCACCACGGCCGTGAATAATTCGCGCCGGGCTAATTGAAACAGTTCTTCGTCATTTTCCCACAAGGACATGAACTCATGCGACCATGAAGTCGGGGGCTGTTCCAGATAAAATTGGGGAAACAGGAATTAAGGGCAGATTACTTTTTCCTAAAACAAAAACCTCGTGTTGCTTTAGCGTACGAAACGGCAATCCTGCTCCCGATTTGAACAGCCCTTGAAACTCTCCATCGGGAGCAAGCTCCCTTCCTACAGCTGTGCCAGTAGCATTTCCAACAAGTTGTCGCCCACAGGTATAAAAAAGGGCAGCCCCGATTGGGACTGCCCTTTGAAAGTTTATTTTAAAACGAGAACTAAGCTTTCCACTTCCAGCCTTTACTGTACTTGCGCTGGATGTATTTCTTTAGCTCTGGCTTGCCTTTGATTTCCATCTTTTCGGCATTCCACTGAAGCTTCTCATTCGGAGAACGCTGAGCGACTACACCTAATAGAATGGTTTCAGTAAACGGTCCTGCATGATCGAAGTTGGATTGGCATTTAACGACCTTACCTACAACGGCGTCATAGAACTCGTCGTAATTCTCTTCGTTCGTGGCACGAGGAATCGAATTCGCCGGCCAGGTAAATCCGTCCACGGCTGTGGTTGGATTAATCACCCAGTTTTCGTTGTGACGGTGGAAGAACATTTTTCCTTCCTCACCGATGATTACGCAACCGTAGTCATCAAATGGACGACCATCCAAAACTTCAGCTGATGGGTGATTGTATTCTTCACTGCCTTTAACGAGTTTCCATGTCTTGCGATCGAACTTGGCATCGAGGTAACCATCATACCAATTGAAACGAACGCCGCGACTATGGGTGTATTGATTAGGTTCGAACTCCCAAGTGATCTTCGAATTAATGGGAGGAGAGATATCGGTGGCACCAGATTGTTCTGCGGTAACGTTCTTGGGTGCACCTGGCATCAATGCCCAGTGTGGCATATCCATAATGTGGCAAGCCATGTCACCCAAAGCACCGGTGCCGTATTCCCACCATCCACGCCAAGAGAAGGGTGCGATGTTCTCATTATAATCAACGTGTGCAGCGGGTCCAACCCATTGCTTCCAATCGATCCATTCCGGAACGGGCTGCTTCGCGGGTGGCTTTTGAAATCCTTGCGACCAAATCGGACGGTTGGTCCAGATGTGGACATCTCTCACCTTGCCGATGATTCCAGCACGGATCAGTTCCACACAACGACGCATGTGGTCTTCGGCGTGCGCTTGGTTACCCATTTGGGTTTTCACACCGGTTTCGGCTGCAATCTCGGCTAGCTTACGCGCTTCCCAAATGCCGTGGGTCAAGGGCTTCTGACAATAGACGTGCATACCAGCCTGCATCGCCAACGCAGACGCGTGGAAGTGATGGTGGTCAGGCGGTGTTACGGTTACTGCGTCTACTTTGCCTTCCATCTCCGCGATCATTTCACGGTAGTCGGTCCAAAATTGAGCCTTCGGGTAACGATCGCGCACTTCGGCGACAGACTTCAGGCGACGATTGTTCATCGCCTTAGAGTCGAACTTCTTGGAGTCAACCACGTCCACGAGTCCGATAATATCGAAGCCGGCATCTTGGCAGCCGCGGGTATCGGCATTTCCTTTACCTCCGGCACCGATGGCAACCAGTGTGGGTTTAGTTAATTTTCCCCAAGCGTGACTTGGAATAAACTGAAAGCCAAAGGCCGCTGAGGCAGCGGTGGCGGACACTTTACCGAACTTACGACGGGAAATTTTTGAAGAAGTCTCTTCAGGAGTATTATTAGTGGGTAGTTCTGACATGCTACCCAGTGTGGGAATCGAATCTCATTTGTCCAGCCGGAGATTTGAGGGCAGCTTGAAATCGTTCCAAGACGGGTTTCACCCGCCAGAATCAGGGATCCAGGGCAGGAAAACCCTGAAACCAGAGTGAGTTTAAACGAAATCATACCGACAAAAACGAATCACAAAGGCACAAAATATCTATTCATGAGTCGTCAAAGAACAAATTTCACCGCTTGCGAAAGAGGAGCAAACAGGTCTAGGTTCATTGATAATCTACCGTCCCTACCCTAATGAGATACAGATTTACCCTAGGCTTCTTGTTGTTTGGCTTTGCTTTGCAACCAGCTACTGCTGAATCCCTATCACCTCAACTGGTCCAATTGGATAAGTTGGTGCTCGATGCCAATTTCGCAAAATCTACACCCCTTGAAAAAGAAAATTGGAAGCCCCGACAGCACACCCGATGGTCTATAGAAAAGGGAGTGTTGCGTGGACAACCTTCCACCAAAGCATTTCAAGCCAGCCAGGATCATCACCAAGGACTCGAGCCCCGTCTCTCGATTCCATATTGTCCCCAAGAGTATGCCATCCAATTTTCAATCCGCTTTCTTAAAGGGGATCAAACGCCCTTGTGTCCTTTTATTGAATTCGGACACCACAAAGCTCGTATTTATTGGAGTGAACAGGGAGCGCAGTTGTTGGCTAACGGAGAAGCCGTACAATTGGATCACAACGCAAACTTTAAGTTGGATCCCGGAACCTGGTACCACGCGTTAGCCGAAATTAAAGGTGACGAAGTTCTGATCCGCTTTTCTCATGGCCCGACACTCTACGGAAAACATCCGAGCCTGGATTCTAAGAAGGATGGCTTCGGAGTAGCCGGATTTCGTGGCGGACGAGTTGAACTCGACGATATCAAGATTTGGTCGATCAAAGATTCCATAAATCTAAACTGGGCAAGTCATCTTCGCCAGATCGAGCCAACTCCGCACAAAACTCTCAAACCCGAGAAAGCAAAGAGCTAAATATGCGCTCACTGATTTTCACTAGTTTACTATTCGTACCGATTGTTGTCTCTGCTCAATCGGAGCATCTCATTTCTGAAACAGTCTATGACTTCATCGACCTGAACTGCTTCGACTGTCACAACGAAGTCGATAAGGAAGGCGGGCTCGATCTTGAGAATGCCAAGTTCGATCCAAGCGACCTCGGTTCAATGAATCGATGGACGCTGATGTTTGACCGCGTCCTGAATGGCGAGATGCCCCCCGAGGAGGACATGCAACCTCCAGCCGATGAGAAATCTGACTTTATCGCGGCCTTAGGAGAAACACTCCACGAGGTATCCACGAAACAGCAGCAAGAGGTGGGGCGCGTAAGATCTCGCCGCCTCAATCGAGCCGAATACGAAAAGACGGTCCAGGATCTCCTGGGTGTTGATATTCCGCTGAGTGGGCTGATCCCCGAGGATGCCACACAGGAGGGGTTTAATAATGTAGCTGATGCGCAACAGATGTCCTACCACCTGTTGCAAACCTACCTGGCAGCGGCGGATGCAGGATTGGACGAAGCCTTCAAACGCGCACTGGCACCAGCCAACCCGTTTAGTCTCCAACTGGATGCTACTGACATTGCGTTTTTTCCTAACCGGAACCGAGGACCATGGTTGTGGAATGACCTGGCCGTTTCCTTCTCCAATTCGGGCAACTACCAGGGTCGCATGAATGAAACCACCGTTCCGGAAAGCGGGTACTACCGCATCCGTGTCAGTGCCCGTGCCATTGATCCGCCAGAAGGAAGAGGTGTGTGGACATCTGTCAGGAGCGGTTTCTGTTACGCAAAAGCACCGCTCATGTTTTGGGTAGGAAGTTTCCAGGCCAACCTAGAGCCTGAGGTGTATGAGTTCACTGCCTGGATCCTCGAAGGCCACAGACTTGAGATTCGACCCTTTGACTATACCCTGAAACGTCCTGGTGCCGGGAGCCTCAGCGAGGAATCTTTCACCGATCCAAGCATACCCAAAGTCGCGATGGATTGGATCGAGATGGAGCGTATTTACAAAGGCACTACACCGAATGATCTTCGACGCCAGCTTTTCGGAAACCTCAAGGTAGAAAACCGGCAACTGATCAGTTCGAATCCAAAACGTGATTTGGCCCGACTCATGGAACGGTTTGCCGTCAAAGCTTTCCGACGACCCGTTTCCAAAAAGGAATTAGCACCCTATCTGGGGCTCGCACTTGAGACACTCGATGAAGGACTTCCTCTAAAAGAGGCCATCTACAGCGGCTATCGTGCTCTACTTTGCTCACCCCGCTTTTTGTATTTCAACGAACCTGTTGGGAAGCTCGATGAATATAGTATCGCTTCACGACTCAGCTACTTTCTTTGGGGCACGTTTCCAGACGATAAGCTGCTTAGTCTGGCCAAGAAAAAGAAGCTGAGCAAACCATCGGTCTTAAAACAACAGGTAAACCGCCTGCTCGATGACCCGAGATCGCAGGTGTTCATCAAGCATTTCTCTGATCAATGGCTCAACCTGAAGGACATCGATTTCACAACTCCCGATTCTAAATTGTATCCTGAGTTTGATCTCATTCTGCAAGAAGCGATGGTCGGTGAAACGCACGCGTTCCTGAAAGAAATGATTCGTGACAATTTAAGTGTCACCCATGTGGTCGATTCGGATTTTACAATGCTCAATGAACGACTCGCCCACCACTACGGAATTGAAGGAGTCAGTGGAACTGAAATCCGGAAAGTCGAATTGAAGCCCGAACATCGCCGAGGTGGAATCATCACCCACGCGAGCGTTCACAAAGTCACGGCTAATGGCACAACGACCTCTCCCGTGGTACGCGGAGTCTGGATGATGGAAAAAATCATGGGCCAAAAACCCTTGCCTCCCCCGGCGAATGTTCCAGCCATCGAACCAGACATACGCGGTGCCCAATCGATTCGCGAGCAACTCGACAAACACCGGAACACTCCGGATTGTGCAGCCTGCCACGTGAAAATTGATCCGCCTGGATTTGCTTTGGAAAACTACGATGTCATCGGAGGCTGGCGGGAAAACTATCGCGCCATCGAGGAGAAAGGACGCTGGCAAAATGGTCCGGTGGTGGATCCGAGTTTTAAAATGCCGGATGGAACGGCCTTCCATTCCATCGAGGGATTCAAACGCATTCTGCTAAACCATCCGGAAAAGATTGCTCACAATCTGGTAGAGAAGTGTATTATCTACTCAACGGGTGCGAGTATTGAGTTTGCCGACCGTGAAGTCATGGAAGATATTATTCATCATATTTCAGACGAAAGCTACGGCTTCCGATCACTCATCCACGCCGTGGTGCAGAGCCCCATTTTTCTCAACAAATAATCTGATGCTATACATCACACCTAAACTTTTTGATTCACATCAGCTACCCAACCTATGAAACGCGTACATTTTAGCTT
This genomic stretch from Opitutia bacterium ISCC 52 harbors:
- a CDS encoding DUF1592 domain-containing protein, with the protein product MRSLIFTSLLFVPIVVSAQSEHLISETVYDFIDLNCFDCHNEVDKEGGLDLENAKFDPSDLGSMNRWTLMFDRVLNGEMPPEEDMQPPADEKSDFIAALGETLHEVSTKQQQEVGRVRSRRLNRAEYEKTVQDLLGVDIPLSGLIPEDATQEGFNNVADAQQMSYHLLQTYLAAADAGLDEAFKRALAPANPFSLQLDATDIAFFPNRNRGPWLWNDLAVSFSNSGNYQGRMNETTVPESGYYRIRVSARAIDPPEGRGVWTSVRSGFCYAKAPLMFWVGSFQANLEPEVYEFTAWILEGHRLEIRPFDYTLKRPGAGSLSEESFTDPSIPKVAMDWIEMERIYKGTTPNDLRRQLFGNLKVENRQLISSNPKRDLARLMERFAVKAFRRPVSKKELAPYLGLALETLDEGLPLKEAIYSGYRALLCSPRFLYFNEPVGKLDEYSIASRLSYFLWGTFPDDKLLSLAKKKKLSKPSVLKQQVNRLLDDPRSQVFIKHFSDQWLNLKDIDFTTPDSKLYPEFDLILQEAMVGETHAFLKEMIRDNLSVTHVVDSDFTMLNERLAHHYGIEGVSGTEIRKVELKPEHRRGGIITHASVHKVTANGTTTSPVVRGVWMMEKIMGQKPLPPPANVPAIEPDIRGAQSIREQLDKHRNTPDCAACHVKIDPPGFALENYDVIGGWRENYRAIEEKGRWQNGPVVDPSFKMPDGTAFHSIEGFKRILLNHPEKIAHNLVEKCIIYSTGASIEFADREVMEDIIHHISDESYGFRSLIHAVVQSPIFLNK
- a CDS encoding Gfo/Idh/MocA family oxidoreductase, with amino-acid sequence MSELPTNNTPEETSSKISRRKFGKVSATAASAAFGFQFIPSHAWGKLTKPTLVAIGAGGKGNADTRGCQDAGFDIIGLVDVVDSKKFDSKAMNNRRLKSVAEVRDRYPKAQFWTDYREMIAEMEGKVDAVTVTPPDHHHFHASALAMQAGMHVYCQKPLTHGIWEARKLAEIAAETGVKTQMGNQAHAEDHMRRCVELIRAGIIGKVRDVHIWTNRPIWSQGFQKPPAKQPVPEWIDWKQWVGPAAHVDYNENIAPFSWRGWWEYGTGALGDMACHIMDMPHWALMPGAPKNVTAEQSGATDISPPINSKITWEFEPNQYTHSRGVRFNWYDGYLDAKFDRKTWKLVKGSEEYNHPSAEVLDGRPFDDYGCVIIGEEGKMFFHRHNENWVINPTTAVDGFTWPANSIPRATNEENYDEFYDAVVGKVVKCQSNFDHAGPFTETILLGVVAQRSPNEKLQWNAEKMEIKGKPELKKYIQRKYSKGWKWKA